The segment CCCGGCATGTGCTGCCAATCCCACAGTTGGATTGCTCTCAGTCATCAAATCCCCAATTGTGCGATCAATATTGCTCTCGCCCACCGCACAGGTTCGCAACACGCGCACCATGGTAATTTTGCGACCGCCCATGCGATCGATCAAAATCGGGATCACGACCTTGTGCAACATATAATCCAATTCCCGCGGCACCCCCGGAAGCGAAATCACACAGCCGCGCCCCCTGGCATCTTCACTCAAAAAACAAGGCGCCGTGCCCATGGGATTTTCCAGTGGCATAGCGCCTTCGGGAATATACGCCTGTCGCTTGTTATTATCTGCCATCTCACGGCCAAAATTGCGAAACCGCGACGCAATCTGATTTTCCAATACCTTACTGTAAACGAGCTTGCGTCCCGTTGCACGCGCCACACATTGCCGCGTCATATCATCCACCGTAGGACCAATGCCCCCCGATGTCAGAATTACATCTGATCGATCCAGCGCAATATTCAAAACGCTCGCAATCCGATCTTCGTTATCCCCCACAGTCGTTTTATACAACAAATCCATTCCAATATCGCGCAGTGCTTTGGCAAACATCGTGGCATTGGTATCTACAATTTCACCCAACAACAACTCCGTTCCAATCATCACAATCTCAGCTTGCATGTCTCCTCCACTCATTTTTTGCACATAATGGAACTCTATGTTATGTTTTGAGGTCTCACAAAGGTAAGAATTAGAACCAGAGACGCAAGAGATAATCAGCGTACATGCTTTGCTAACCACTAATCACCAATATCTATGAGCCATCCAAACGCAGCACTCGCAGTTCAAAACCTCACCCGTACCTACACGAGTGGGGGACATCCACTCACCGTTTTGGACAACGTCACGTTCACCATCCCCAAAGGCCAAACCTGTGCCATAGTAGGGCCTTCTGGCAGTGGTAAAACCACGCTACTTGGTCTGTGTGCTGGACTTGATCGTCCAACATCGGGCACAGTCACCCTTCACAGCATGGCCCTCGACAGCCTCGACGAAGACCAACGCGCAGCCGTGCGAAATGAATACGTGGGCTTTGTCTTTCAGAGCTTTCAACTTATCCCCACTCTCACCGCCATTGAAAATGTCGCGGTTCCCCTCGAACTACGCGGTCAAAACGGTGTGTTTGGCGAAGCGCGAGAATTGCTCGACCGCGTGGGATTGGGCGACCGCTTGACGCATTATCCCACCCAGCTTTCGGGAGGTGAACAACAGCGCGTGGGCATTGCACGCGCCTTTATCAACCAACCGAGCATTTTATTTGCCGACGAGCCTACGGGCAACCTCGACGCCGACACCAGCCATACCATTGCCAATCTGCTCTTTGACCTCAACCGAGAAGCGGGCACAACCCTCATCCTCGTCACGCACGATCACGATATTGCCGCACGCACGCAGCGCATCATCCACCTGCAAGGAGGCAAAGTGGATCAGGATGTGCAGGATTAAAGGATGAACAGGATACCCCTCCCCATTCCTAATTCTTAATCTAATTTATGGATCGAATCACCAGCATCAAAAACCAGACCTCCAGCCCACTCTTCAACGCCTGGACCTGGCGCATGGCCTGGCGCGATAGCCGCACGTATCGCCGCCGATTGCTGCTCTTTATTTCGTGCATATTGCTCGGCGTGGGTGGGCTCGTAGCTGTGCGCGCTCTGGGCGATAACCTGCAACGCGTTGTCGAAAACGAAGCGCGCACACTTTTAGGTGCTGATTTGCGCGTCAGCAGCCAGCGCGCTTTTGCGCCTGCGGTTGACTCCCTATTCAACTCCTGGGGTGGGGAGCAATCCCGAGAAGTGCGCTTTGCCTCGATGGTCTTCTTTCCCAAAAACGGCGGGACCCGCCTGGTACAGGTGCGCGCTACAAGGCGACTTTCCCTATTACGGCGCATTTGAAACCAATCCATCAGAAGCGGCGAAGACCTTTCAGCACACCCATCACGCGCTACTCGACGACGG is part of the Gemmatimonadota bacterium genome and harbors:
- a CDS encoding ABC transporter ATP-binding protein encodes the protein MSHPNAALAVQNLTRTYTSGGHPLTVLDNVTFTIPKGQTCAIVGPSGSGKTTLLGLCAGLDRPTSGTVTLHSMALDSLDEDQRAAVRNEYVGFVFQSFQLIPTLTAIENVAVPLELRGQNGVFGEARELLDRVGLGDRLTHYPTQLSGGEQQRVGIARAFINQPSILFADEPTGNLDADTSHTIANLLFDLNREAGTTLILVTHDHDIAARTQRIIHLQGGKVDQDVQD
- a CDS encoding CinA family nicotinamide mononucleotide deamidase-related protein — its product is MQAEIVMIGTELLLGEIVDTNATMFAKALRDIGMDLLYKTTVGDNEDRIASVLNIALDRSDVILTSGGIGPTVDDMTRQCVARATGRKLVYSKVLENQIASRFRNFGREMADNNKRQAYIPEGAMPLENPMGTAPCFLSEDARGRGCVISLPGVPRELDYMLHKVVIPILIDRMGGRKITMVRVLRTCAVGESNIDRTIGDLMTESNPTVGLAAHAGQTDVRVTAKADTEEEADALIAPMEAEIRKRLGVAIYGTGKETVAEAVGDLLREKGLKIGVVDTLTDGQVVREFEENGAGDVVAAQRDANMDGQDDPRALTEAMAQEVAPEDGVGLAMVGPYEGGATFMAVYGSDPQARTCIASRRFQDSDHIRRWLVIQGLDLVRRAVLGKLASPAD